Below is a window of Rhodospirillales bacterium DNA.
GCTCGGTCCGGCGCTGGACGGTCGGATAATTGATCGGCTGGACGTAGATGTCGTGGCCCTCGAGCAACAGGTCGCTCGCCTGCTTGCAGCGCACCGGATCGCCGACCAGGACCGGAACGATGTGGCTCGGCCCCGGCATCACCGGCAAGCCGGCCTTGGCGAGCCGGGTCTTCAGGGTTTGGGCGCGTTCCTGGTGGCGTTCGCGCAGTTCGTTGTGCGTCTTGAGATAGCGAATGGCGGCGAGCGCGCCGGCCGCGACCGCCGGCGGCGGCGAGGTCGAGAAGATGAACCCGGTGCCGTAGGAACGGATGAAATCGCACAGCGGCGCCGAACCGGCGATGTAGCCGCCGACCACGCCGAAGGCCTTGGCGAGGGTGCCCTGGATCACGGTCAGGCGGTGCATCTGACCTTCGCGTTCGGCCACGCCGCCGCCGCGCGGGCCGTACATGCCGACCGCGTGCACTTCGTCGAGGAACGTCATGGCGCCGTGCTTGTCGGCGACGTCGCAGATTTCCTTGATCGGCGCGATGTGGCCGTCCATCGAATAGACGGATTCGAAGGCGATCAGCTTGGGCCGCGCCGGGTCGAATTGGCCGAGCAATTCGTCGAGATGGGCGGGGTCGTTGTGGCGGAAGACTCTCTTCTCGGCGCGGGAATGGACAATGCCCTCGATCATCGAGTTGTGGTTCTTCTCGTCGGAAAAGACCACGCAGTCGGGCAACGTGCGCGCCAGCGTGTTGAGCGAGGTCATGTTGGCGATCCAACCCGACCCGAAAATCAGGGCCGATTCGGTGCCGTGCAGATCGGCAAGCTCTTGTTCGAGCAGAACGTGATAATGGTTCGTGCCGGCGATGTTGCGGGTGCCGCCGGCGCCGGCGCCGCAGCGGTCGATCGCCTCGTGCATCGCCTGCAACACCAGCGGATGCTGGCCCATGCCGAGGTAATCATTGGAGCACCAGACCGTGATTTCGCGCGGGCTGCCGGTGCCGTGGTGAATCGCGCGCGGAAATGCCCCCGCCTTGCGCTCCAGGTCGATGAACACGCGATAGCGGCCTTCCTGCTTCAGGTCCGCTACCCGGTCGGCGAAGAACTTCTCGTAATTCATTGAATTGATTTGCTTCATGACCCCAAGGGGATTTTTCGGCCCCGGCATTAAATAGCATCCGGCCAGGACCCGCAACCTTGACCCGGATCAACTCTTAACGAGGCGCCGAAGAGCGCCCCCGCTATCGGGGTTCGATGCGATAAGCTGCGCTTGATCGGGGTTTTGATCGGGGTCAAGGTCCGGAATCCGGCGCGGGCTAAGATGT
It encodes the following:
- the hemA gene encoding 5-aminolevulinate synthase, with the translated sequence MNYEKFFADRVADLKQEGRYRVFIDLERKAGAFPRAIHHGTGSPREITVWCSNDYLGMGQHPLVLQAMHEAIDRCGAGAGGTRNIAGTNHYHVLLEQELADLHGTESALIFGSGWIANMTSLNTLARTLPDCVVFSDEKNHNSMIEGIVHSRAEKRVFRHNDPAHLDELLGQFDPARPKLIAFESVYSMDGHIAPIKEICDVADKHGAMTFLDEVHAVGMYGPRGGGVAEREGQMHRLTVIQGTLAKAFGVVGGYIAGSAPLCDFIRSYGTGFIFSTSPPPAVAAGALAAIRYLKTHNELRERHQERAQTLKTRLAKAGLPVMPGPSHIVPVLVGDPVRCKQASDLLLEGHDIYVQPINYPTVQRRTERLRFTPTPMHSDADMDHLVSALKQVWARLGLRAAA